A genomic segment from Conger conger chromosome 2, fConCon1.1, whole genome shotgun sequence encodes:
- the LOC133122040 gene encoding uncharacterized protein LOC133122040 isoform X2, which yields MDVAFDMSYVVPAILFTLLAIVFASTIFSKKPISASPYKKECELTKTGLTEKANESKDSDTGLIHKADKVKADEVVTAERNTRIKEQTDSTLVTPTENIGVLQEQPGTEYVNWTIQVRPDAKKSDIKDPAAEALPQEEQDEAVPEAIPVEETAPLLLPEAVPGMEEAPEVLTDEEAESRPVFQEHCVIGAASEEDGCQSLKYTPGKLRTSQLEEMMSKEELEEEQRIEFTTDFTSL from the exons ATGGATGTAGCCTTCGATATGTCATATGTAGTGCCTGCAATTTTATTCACTCTCTTAGCTATTGTTTTTGCAAGTACAATCTTCAGTAAGAAGCCTATTTCTGCCTCACCGTACAAAAAGGAGTGCGAGCTTACTAAAACGGGACTAACGGAGAAAGCAAATGAGTCGAAAGATTCAGATACAGGGCTAATTCATAAAGCGGATAAAGTGAAGGCCGACGAAGTGGTCACAGCTGAGAGAAACACGAGAATAAAGGAACAGACTGATTCGACGTTGGTAACCCCAACAGAGAATATTGGGGTTCTACAGGAGCAACCTGGGACGGAATATGTGAACTGGACCATTCAAGTGCGTCCAGATGCGAAGAAATCCGACATTAAG GATCCCGCAGCAGAGGCCCTGCCTCAGGAGGAGCAGGATGAAGCGGTGCCTGAAGCCATCCCCGTGGAGGAGACGgctcccctgctcctccctgaaGCTGTGCCGGGAATGGAGGAGGCCCCGGAGGTCCTCACGGACGAAGAGGCAGAATCCAGGCCAGTGTTTCAGGAGCACTGTG TTATCGGTGCAGCCAGTGAGGAGGATGGCTGCCAGTCCTTGAAGTACACCCCTGGGAAGCTGAGGACGAGCCAACTGGAGGAGATGATGAgcaaggaggagctggaggaggaacagag